One stretch of Prunus persica cultivar Lovell chromosome G1, Prunus_persica_NCBIv2, whole genome shotgun sequence DNA includes these proteins:
- the LOC18794018 gene encoding serine/threonine-protein kinase BLUS1: MSTSSSHQENPEPKKVQFPLDSTAYQILDEIGFGVSAVVYKAICLPMNNTIVAIKSIDLDQSRADFDNILSETKTLSLLSHPNILSAYCSFTVDRHLWVVMPFMSAGSLQSIISSAFPDGLPEPCIAVVLRETLNAMSYLHDQGHLHRDIKAGNILIDFNGWVKVADFGVSASVSEANLSGESSIRLNDVAGTPYWIAPEVIHSHNGYGCKADVWSFGITALELAHGGPPLSDLPPSKSLLLKIMKRFRFSDYENHQDKNYKSKKFSKAFKDLVGCCLDQDPNKRPTAERLLRHSFFKNCKGLDFLVKNVLLGLPSVEERFKKTRGLGGLMKEKGINAEHGEDEEEDDEGSSARQRAKHRRISSGWNFNEDEFVLDPVFPVEPEDDSAVKMVRFGGETIIQDRGGEWSESNPSSPGRVGEEAKSENVGVIGAEREAMAEIEEEMGQVIERLRVELENERERNFQLEMELESLRIQVSGAHSSTGAGID; the protein is encoded by the exons ATGTCGACTTCTTCTTCTCACCAAGAAAACCCTGAACCCAAGAAAGTCCAATTCCCATTGGACTCAACTGCGTACCAAATCCTCGATGAAATTGGCTTCGGCGTCAGCGCTGTTGTTTACAAAGCCATCTGTTTGCCGATGAACAACACAATCGTGGCAATCAAGTCCATCGATCTCGATCAATCCCGGGCCGATTTCGACAACATTCTAAGTGAAACCAAGAcgctctctcttctttcacACCCCAATATCCTCAGCGCCTATTGTTCTTTCACTGTGGACCGTCATCTTTGGGTCGTCATGCCGTTCATGTCCGCCGGGTCTCTCCAATCCATAATCTCCTCTGCTTTCCCTGACGGCCTACCTGAGCCCTGCATTGCCGTCGTCCTCAGGGAGACACTGAACGCCATGTCGTACCTTCATGACCAAGGGCACCTTCACAGAGACATCAAGGCTGGTAATATCTTGATTGACTTCAATGGGTGGGTTAAAGTTGCAGACTTTGGGGTTTCTGCATCTGTTTCTGAGGCCAATTTGAGTGGAGAGTCTTCGATTCGGTTAAACGACGTTGCTGGGACGCCTTATTGGATAGCGCCTGAGGTGATACACTCGCACAACGGCTACGGATGCAAGGCGGATGTATGGTCTTTTGGTATCACAGCTCTGGAATTGGCTCATGGGGGGCCTCCTCTGTCTGACTTGCCTCCTTCAAAGTCTCTGCTTTTGAAGATCATGAAGAGGTTCCGCTTTTCGGATTATGAAAATCATCAGGACAAGAATTACAAGAGCAAGAAGTTCTCTAAGGCCTTTAAGGACTTGGTGGGTTGTTGTCTTGATCAAGACCCGAACAAGAGGCCCACTGCGGAGAGGTTGCTGAGGCACTCGTTTTTCAAGAATTGCAAGGGCTTGGATTTTCTGGTAAAGAATGTGCTTCTGGGTTTGCCCAGCGTTGAGGAAAGGTTCAAGAAAACCCGGGGTTTGGGTGGGCTGATGAAGGAGAAGGGTATTAATGCTGAGCATGGTGAggatgaagaggaagatgatgaaggtAGCTCAGCGAGGCAGAGGGCTAAGCACAGAAGGATTAGTAGTGGGTGGAATTTCAATGAGGATGAGTTTGTTCTCGACCCTGTGTTCCCAGTTGAGCCTGAAGACGATTCTGCTGTGAAAATGGTTCGGTTTGGTGGAGAAACCATCATCCAGGATAGGGGAGGTGAGTGGAGTGAGTCGAATCCGAGTTCACCGGGTCGGGTTGGGGAGGAGGCCAAGAGTGAGAATGTGGGTGTGATAGGAGCTGAGAGGGAAGCAATGGCG GAAATTGAGGAGGAGATGGGGCAAGTGATTGAGAGGCTGAGGGTGGAGTTGGAGAACGAGAGGGAGAGGAATTTCCAGTTGGAGATGGAATTGGAGTCTCTAAGGATTCAGGTTTCTGGTGCACATAGCAGCACTGGGGCTGGTATTGATTGA